One stretch of Ficedula albicollis isolate OC2 chromosome 7, FicAlb1.5, whole genome shotgun sequence DNA includes these proteins:
- the METAP1D gene encoding methionine aminopeptidase 1D, mitochondrial isoform X2 → MFSLCSHNYLHRHSSNHQQRCFFFQGQRNAAYSIVWPAMVSPAHRVPKHIKKPDYVTTGIVPDWGDDIEIKNEDQIQGLRRACQLARHVLLLAGKGLKVGMTTEEIDSIVHHEIIRQNAYPSPLGYGGFPKSVCTSVNNVVCHGIPDSRPLQDGDIINIDVTVYYNGYHGDTSETFLVGNVDKSGEKLVEVARKCRDEAIAACRPGAPFSVIGNTISSVAWQGGFRVCPFFVGHGIGSYFHGHPEVWHHANDSDLLMEEGMAFTIEPIIMEGSPEFKILEDKWTAISVDNKRSAQFEHTLVITSEGAEILTKLVEEA, encoded by the exons atgttttctttgtgcagTCACAACTACCTGCACAGGCACTCAAGCAATCATCAGCAAAGATGCTTCTTCTTTCAGGGACAAAGAAATGCTGCTTATAGTATAGTTTGGCCAGCCATGGTTTCTCCAGCTCACCGAGTTCCTAAG CACATAAAGAAGCCAGACTATGTGACGACAGGCATTGTACCAGACTGGGGAGACGACATAGAAATTAAGAATGAAGATCAGATTCAAGGGCTTCGTCGAGCTTGTCAGTTGGCCCGTCATGTCCTGCTTCTGGCTGGAAAGGGCTTAAAG GTTGGCATGACAACTGAAGAAATAGATTCCATTGTTCATCATGAAATAATCAGACAGAATGCCTATCCATCACCTCTGGGCTATGGAGGTTTTCCAAAATCTGTTTGTACTTCTGTAAACAACGTGGTATGTCATGGTATTCCTGACAG TCGACCTCTTCAGGATGGAGATATTATCAACATTGATGTCACA GTGTATTACAATGGCTACCATGGTGACACTTCTGAAACCTTTTTGGTGGGCAATGTGGATAAATCTGGTGAAAAGTTAGTGGAGGTTGCCAGGAAATGTAGAGATGAAGCAATTGCAGCTTGCAGACCAGGGGCTCCCTTCTCTGTAATTGGAAACACAATCAG CTCCGTGGCATGGCAAGGTGGCTTCCGGGTCTGCCCCTTCTTCGTCGGCCACGGCATCGGGTCGTACTTTCACGGGCATCCCGAGGTGTGGCACCACG ccAATGACAGTGATTTGTTAATGGAAGAGGGAATGGCGTTCACAATAG aGCCAATAATAATGGAAGGATCCCCCGAATTTAAGATTCTGGAGGATAAATGGACTGCAATTTCTGTAGATAATAAAAG ATCGGCCCAATTTGAACATACCCTTGTGATTACCTCAGAGGGAGCTGAAATCCTCACTAAACTGGTGGAAGAAGCCTAA
- the METAP1D gene encoding methionine aminopeptidase 1D, mitochondrial isoform X1: MWEKRVESIWRGGDPLYQLVSCSVTGCHIMFSLCSHNYLHRHSSNHQQRCFFFQGQRNAAYSIVWPAMVSPAHRVPKHIKKPDYVTTGIVPDWGDDIEIKNEDQIQGLRRACQLARHVLLLAGKGLKVGMTTEEIDSIVHHEIIRQNAYPSPLGYGGFPKSVCTSVNNVVCHGIPDSRPLQDGDIINIDVTVYYNGYHGDTSETFLVGNVDKSGEKLVEVARKCRDEAIAACRPGAPFSVIGNTISSVAWQGGFRVCPFFVGHGIGSYFHGHPEVWHHANDSDLLMEEGMAFTIEPIIMEGSPEFKILEDKWTAISVDNKRSAQFEHTLVITSEGAEILTKLVEEA, from the exons ATGTGGGAAAAACGTGTGGAAAGCATCTGGAGAGGAGGAGACCCCCTTTACCAGCTTGTTTCCT GTTCTGTGACTGGCTGCCAcataatgttttctttgtgcagTCACAACTACCTGCACAGGCACTCAAGCAATCATCAGCAAAGATGCTTCTTCTTTCAGGGACAAAGAAATGCTGCTTATAGTATAGTTTGGCCAGCCATGGTTTCTCCAGCTCACCGAGTTCCTAAG CACATAAAGAAGCCAGACTATGTGACGACAGGCATTGTACCAGACTGGGGAGACGACATAGAAATTAAGAATGAAGATCAGATTCAAGGGCTTCGTCGAGCTTGTCAGTTGGCCCGTCATGTCCTGCTTCTGGCTGGAAAGGGCTTAAAG GTTGGCATGACAACTGAAGAAATAGATTCCATTGTTCATCATGAAATAATCAGACAGAATGCCTATCCATCACCTCTGGGCTATGGAGGTTTTCCAAAATCTGTTTGTACTTCTGTAAACAACGTGGTATGTCATGGTATTCCTGACAG TCGACCTCTTCAGGATGGAGATATTATCAACATTGATGTCACA GTGTATTACAATGGCTACCATGGTGACACTTCTGAAACCTTTTTGGTGGGCAATGTGGATAAATCTGGTGAAAAGTTAGTGGAGGTTGCCAGGAAATGTAGAGATGAAGCAATTGCAGCTTGCAGACCAGGGGCTCCCTTCTCTGTAATTGGAAACACAATCAG CTCCGTGGCATGGCAAGGTGGCTTCCGGGTCTGCCCCTTCTTCGTCGGCCACGGCATCGGGTCGTACTTTCACGGGCATCCCGAGGTGTGGCACCACG ccAATGACAGTGATTTGTTAATGGAAGAGGGAATGGCGTTCACAATAG aGCCAATAATAATGGAAGGATCCCCCGAATTTAAGATTCTGGAGGATAAATGGACTGCAATTTCTGTAGATAATAAAAG ATCGGCCCAATTTGAACATACCCTTGTGATTACCTCAGAGGGAGCTGAAATCCTCACTAAACTGGTGGAAGAAGCCTAA